A single genomic interval of Clostridiaceae bacterium harbors:
- a CDS encoding methylmalonyl-CoA carboxyltransferase: protein MATSDKINQLYAKIEQIEQGGGSDKIAKQHEGGKLTARERIKLLFDPDSFVEVDAFVETRSTEFDMQKKKVLGDGVVTGYGTIDGRPVFVASQDFTVIGGSLGEMHARKIIKVMDMAMKTGTPFISINDSGGARIEEGLDSLSGYGDIFYRNTLASGVIPQISVIMGPCAGGAVYSPAITDFIFMVDKTSQMFITGPQVIKAVTGEEVTLEELGGASVHTSVSGVAHFKSSNEEECIASIKKLLSYLPDNNLSDPPVYVSNDDINRISEELNEIIPSDSNKPYDMLDIISRVVDNGEVFEIQKDFAKNIIIAFARMNGKTVGIVANQPNVLAGSLDVNSSDKAARFVRFCDSFNIPIVTFTDVPAFLPGVGQEHGGIIRHGAKLLYAFSEATVPKVNVIVRKAYGGAYIAMNSKTIGADMVFAWPTAEIAVMGPEGASNIIFKKEIASADDPVEMRNQKIQEYRDKFSNPYVAAARGYVDDVIEPATTRLRVISALEMLSGKRENRPAKKHGNIPL, encoded by the coding sequence ATGGCAACGAGTGACAAAATAAATCAACTCTACGCGAAGATTGAACAGATCGAACAGGGCGGCGGTTCTGATAAGATTGCCAAACAGCATGAGGGAGGCAAGTTAACTGCCAGAGAAAGAATTAAACTGCTTTTTGATCCGGATAGCTTCGTTGAAGTAGATGCATTTGTAGAAACAAGAAGTACCGAATTTGATATGCAGAAGAAAAAAGTTCTTGGTGATGGTGTTGTTACAGGCTATGGTACTATTGATGGAAGGCCTGTTTTTGTTGCTAGTCAGGACTTTACAGTAATAGGCGGATCTCTTGGTGAGATGCATGCCAGAAAGATTATAAAAGTTATGGATATGGCAATGAAAACCGGTACTCCGTTTATTAGTATTAATGACTCAGGTGGAGCAAGAATAGAGGAAGGATTGGACTCATTGTCTGGCTACGGGGATATCTTTTACAGGAATACTCTTGCATCAGGAGTTATACCCCAGATTTCAGTTATAATGGGACCTTGTGCCGGAGGAGCAGTATATTCACCTGCAATTACAGATTTTATTTTTATGGTTGATAAAACAAGCCAGATGTTTATAACAGGACCTCAGGTAATAAAAGCAGTTACCGGTGAAGAAGTTACTCTCGAAGAACTAGGTGGAGCGTCAGTACATACTTCTGTCAGCGGTGTTGCTCATTTCAAATCATCCAATGAAGAAGAATGTATAGCCAGCATTAAAAAGCTCCTTAGCTACTTACCGGATAATAATTTATCAGATCCTCCTGTATATGTAAGCAATGATGATATTAACAGGATTTCTGAAGAGTTAAACGAGATAATTCCTTCTGATTCAAATAAACCATATGACATGCTCGATATTATCTCCAGAGTTGTTGATAATGGTGAAGTTTTTGAAATACAAAAGGATTTTGCAAAGAATATAATCATAGCTTTTGCCAGAATGAATGGCAAGACGGTTGGTATTGTAGCAAATCAGCCAAATGTACTGGCAGGTTCATTAGATGTAAATTCATCAGATAAAGCAGCCAGATTTGTCCGTTTTTGTGATTCTTTTAACATTCCGATTGTTACCTTTACAGACGTTCCGGCATTTCTTCCGGGAGTTGGACAGGAGCATGGAGGTATAATCAGGCACGGAGCCAAATTACTATATGCCTTTTCTGAAGCTACGGTTCCAAAGGTAAATGTTATAGTAAGAAAAGCTTATGGTGGGGCCTATATAGCAATGAACAGCAAAACTATAGGCGCCGATATGGTATTTGCATGGCCAACTGCAGAAATTGCGGTAATGGGACCAGAAGGAGCTTCTAACATTATATTCAAGAAGGAGATTGCTTCAGCTGATGATCCAGTTGAAATGAGAAATCAAAAGATTCAGGAATACAGGGATAAGTTCTCAAATCCCTATGTAGCTGCAGCACGTGGATATGTTGATGATGTTATTGAACCAGCAACTACAAGATTAAGAGTAATAAGCGCTCTGGAAATGCTTTCCGGAAAACGTGAAAACAGGCCTGCAAAAAAACACGGAAATATTCCGCTTTAA
- a CDS encoding biotin/lipoyl-binding protein, with the protein MKKFLIKVNGTQYEVEVEEIREQGSNIDIVSQARASMPSPAPAPKAVPEPAAAPKPAPAAPKAESASKSVPTGAKTITAPMPGTILDINVNVGDKVKKGQVLLILEAMKMENEIVAPFEGTVASINTSKGATVNAGDVLVSIS; encoded by the coding sequence ATGAAAAAGTTTTTGATAAAAGTTAATGGCACTCAATATGAAGTAGAAGTTGAGGAGATTAGAGAACAAGGTAGTAATATAGATATTGTAAGTCAAGCAAGAGCATCCATGCCTTCACCTGCACCAGCACCAAAAGCCGTACCAGAACCGGCTGCTGCACCAAAGCCTGCACCAGCGGCTCCAAAAGCAGAATCAGCAAGCAAATCTGTACCAACTGGGGCTAAGACAATTACAGCACCAATGCCTGGAACAATATTGGATATCAACGTAAATGTTGGTGATAAAGTAAAGAAAGGTCAGGTTCTGCTTATTCTTGAAGCTATGAAGATGGAAAATGAAATAGTTGCACCTTTTGAAGGTACAGTGGCTTCAATTAATACATCAAAGGGAGCTACTGTTAATGCAGGAGATGTTCTGGTATCTATTTCCTAA
- a CDS encoding oxaloacetate decarboxylase subunit alpha has product MAKVRITETVLRDAHQSLIATRMRTEEMLPILEKLDKVGYFSLEAWGGATFDACLRFLNEDPWDRLRKIRSAVKNTKLQMLLRGQNLLGYKHYADDVVEYFVQKAVANGIDIIRIFDALNDLRNLETAIRACKKEGGHAQGCFSYTISPVHDLELFVKDSKQLVEMGVDSICIKDMSGILTPYVAYDLVKALKENVKVPIQLHTHYTSGVASMTYLKAIEAGCDIVDCAISPMAMGTSQPPTEPLVATLKDTPYDTGLDLDLLSEIADYFRPLREKYLASGLLNTKVIGVDINTLRYQVPGGMLSNLVSQLKQANKEDKFNEVLQEVPRVRKDFGYPPLVTPTSQIVGTQAVMNVITGERYKMVPKESKALVKGEYGKTPAPIPEEIVNKILKGEERITCRPADLIEPELDSIKEKMKGYMEQDEDVLTYALFPQVAEKFFKDRQAQKYKIDSGLVDYENRVHPV; this is encoded by the coding sequence ATGGCAAAGGTTAGAATTACAGAAACAGTCCTTAGGGATGCTCATCAATCTTTGATAGCTACTAGAATGAGAACCGAAGAAATGCTTCCCATCCTGGAAAAATTGGACAAGGTCGGATATTTTTCCTTAGAAGCCTGGGGTGGGGCAACTTTTGACGCTTGCCTTAGGTTCTTGAATGAGGATCCTTGGGACAGATTAAGGAAAATAAGAAGTGCAGTAAAAAATACTAAACTTCAGATGTTATTAAGAGGTCAGAACCTTCTTGGATATAAGCACTATGCTGATGACGTGGTAGAATATTTCGTGCAGAAAGCAGTTGCAAACGGTATTGATATTATCAGAATTTTTGATGCGCTGAATGACTTAAGAAATTTGGAAACTGCAATAAGAGCATGTAAAAAAGAGGGAGGACATGCTCAAGGCTGTTTTAGCTACACCATAAGTCCCGTTCATGATCTTGAACTTTTTGTAAAAGATTCCAAGCAGTTAGTTGAAATGGGTGTTGACTCTATTTGTATTAAGGATATGTCAGGAATCCTTACACCTTATGTAGCATACGACCTTGTAAAAGCATTAAAAGAAAATGTAAAAGTACCCATTCAGCTTCATACCCATTATACAAGTGGAGTTGCTTCTATGACATATCTAAAGGCAATTGAAGCTGGTTGTGATATTGTTGATTGCGCTATATCACCTATGGCAATGGGAACTTCACAGCCTCCCACAGAGCCTCTTGTTGCCACATTGAAAGATACACCCTATGATACAGGGCTGGATCTTGATTTGTTAAGTGAGATTGCAGACTATTTCAGACCGTTAAGGGAGAAATATCTGGCTAGCGGGCTTCTTAATACAAAGGTAATCGGAGTTGACATTAATACACTCAGATACCAGGTTCCCGGAGGTATGTTGTCTAACTTGGTATCACAATTAAAGCAGGCTAATAAAGAAGATAAATTCAATGAAGTATTGCAGGAAGTACCAAGAGTAAGGAAAGATTTTGGTTATCCTCCGCTTGTTACACCTACCAGCCAGATTGTTGGAACTCAGGCTGTTATGAATGTAATAACCGGTGAAAGATACAAGATGGTACCAAAAGAGTCCAAAGCTCTTGTAAAAGGGGAATATGGCAAGACTCCTGCTCCTATTCCCGAAGAAATAGTAAATAAAATACTCAAGGGAGAAGAGCGTATTACTTGCAGACCTGCAGATTTAATAGAGCCTGAACTGGATAGCATAAAAGAGAAAATGAAAGGTTACATGGAGCAGGACGAAGACGTTTTAACATATGCTTTATTCCCTCAGGTTGCTGAGAAATTTTTCAAGGATCGTCAGGCCCAAAAATATAAAATAGATAGTGGCTTAGTTGATTATGAAAATAGAGTGCATCCCGTCTAA
- a CDS encoding MurR/RpiR family transcriptional regulator, protein MENKTQDLVAKIKNGMRDFSKGQRMIADYILNNYDKAAYLTAAKLGEAVGVSESTVVRFAVELGFEGYPKLQKEMQEMVKSRLTSLQRFEMASSRISEENILKSVLQLDMEKIKLTMEEINKESFERAVEKLLKAKKIYILGVRSSAALASFLGFYFNLLFDNVRLIHTTSVSEMFEQVMRASEGDVVVGISFPRYSKRTVKAVQYVKSQGATVVAITDSKDSPLANYADELLIARSDMASFVDSLVAPLSVINALIVAIGIKKKDEIYQVFDKLERIWDEYQVYEKYDEDYQTHRKVEPL, encoded by the coding sequence ATGGAGAATAAAACCCAGGATTTAGTAGCAAAAATAAAAAATGGGATGAGAGACTTCAGTAAAGGCCAGAGGATGATAGCAGATTATATATTAAATAACTATGACAAAGCTGCATATTTAACTGCCGCAAAACTAGGAGAGGCAGTAGGTGTCAGCGAGTCTACAGTTGTAAGATTTGCTGTTGAGCTTGGATTTGAAGGGTACCCGAAACTTCAGAAAGAAATGCAGGAAATGGTAAAAAGCAGACTAACTTCTCTTCAAAGGTTTGAAATGGCATCCAGCAGAATAAGTGAAGAAAATATCTTAAAGAGTGTATTGCAACTGGATATGGAAAAAATAAAGCTAACAATGGAAGAAATAAATAAGGAAAGTTTTGAAAGAGCAGTGGAGAAGCTATTGAAAGCAAAAAAGATTTATATTCTTGGAGTGAGGAGTTCAGCGGCATTGGCAAGTTTTCTGGGCTTTTATTTTAATCTGCTTTTTGATAATGTCAGATTGATACATACCACCAGTGTAAGTGAAATGTTTGAGCAAGTTATGAGGGCTTCTGAGGGGGATGTGGTGGTAGGTATAAGTTTTCCCAGGTATTCAAAAAGAACTGTAAAAGCAGTCCAGTATGTAAAAAGTCAGGGAGCCACAGTGGTTGCAATAACTGACAGCAAGGACTCTCCATTGGCCAATTATGCTGATGAACTACTAATTGCAAGGAGCGATATGGCTTCTTTCGTAGATTCCCTGGTTGCTCCGCTAAGCGTTATAAATGCCCTTATTGTAGCAATAGGAATTAAGAAAAAAGATGAAATCTATCAAGTATTTGATAAATTGGAAAGAATATGGGATGAATACCAAGTATATGAGAAATATGATGAAGATTATCAAACTCATAGAAAGGTTGAACCATTATGA